GACCTTGGTCATGCGCTCGCCCGAGGTCAGGGCGGCCAGCAGCAGTGGCGAGGCCTTGTCGAAGACCTTGGTGATCTTCACCGGCTTGTGCACGCGCTGGCCGGTCGGCTGGCCGGACTGCGGGTCACGCGGGATGATCACTTCGTGTTCGAAGCCCTGGACCATGACCTGGTCTTCGTGGCCTTCCTGGTAGGTGTTGCCCACCGAGTCGGCGGTGAAGGCGCCGGCGGTGATCAGACCTTGTTTTTCGCCGGTGACGGCCATGTAGGCGGGAGTTGCCATGTGTTGCTCTCCTTGCTGGATAAGTGCCTGTTCTGGCAGGAAATTGCCAGTTGGCTAGCAAGAGAGTTATCAAAAGTCGCGCCAGAAAATATTTTCTTAGTATTTTCAACTACTTACAAACGTCATGCATCCATTTGGATGCTCTCGAAAGAAAAAACCATCCAAAAGTTGCGCAACTTTTTGCGCAGTGGTGGCAAAAAGTTGCGCAGTTGGCCGTAGGCCATGCTGCGCATGCTCTACATCAATGTATTCACACACTTATCCACATTCGAGTGCGCAACTTCTTGCGCAGTTGACCCAAAGATCAGAAATAGAAATTCCCGCCATGACCAGGGTCATGCCACTGTGCTTTTGCAACAGGAAATTTATTTTCGAAAGGGGGTTGAATTCGCTCCGCGGTTGCCTGACCTTAGAGTCAAGAGGCAAAGAAATACCAACGGCCTCAAGGGCCTAGGCACGCCTCCCTGCGAGCAAGCTGAATAAGGATTGAATCATGCAAATCCAGGTCAACAGCAGCAACCATATCGAAGGCAACATCCGGCTCGACGAGTGGGTCCGCAGCACACTGCACGCCTCGCTCGAACGCTTCGAGGACGACCTCACCCGCATCGAGGTGCACCTGCGCGACGAGAACGGCGCAAAGCCCGGACCGCATGACAAACGCTGCCAGATGGAGGCTCGCCCCAAAGGCCACCAACCGATTTCCGTGACACACACCGCCACTTCGCTGGACCAGGCCGTCGACGGCGCGGCCGGCAAGCTGAACAACGCGCTGGAGCATTTCTACGGCAAGTTGCGCAGCAAGCGCGGCGCCCTGGAGCTGAGTGACCCGGACGCCTGAAGCACAGGTGATGCACACAACCAACGCCCGGCCTTGCGCCGGGCGTTTTCGTCCGGGCCGATCAGCGGGCCTGAACCAACCCCGCCCTGCCCCGGTCAACTCCTGCAGTCATTCAGTGCAGAAGTTGACCATGAACAACCCCTTCGAGCAGATCAGCGCCGCCTTCGCCCCCGAATACCGGGTCAACCTGAGCATCGAGCGCCTGGACGGCAGCATCATGCTGACGCTGTCCGACGACAGCGGCGTGGTCGCCAAGCGCCTGGTCAGCGAGGCCCAGCGCAACGACCCGGTGCGCCTGCAACGGGTCATCGACAGCATCCGCCTGGGCCTGGCCATCGAGCTGGGGCAGAACCCGCTGGAAGTGCTGGCCGCCCTCACCCACCCACAGCGCTGTCCCGCCACCACGCTGGCCAACTGAGGCTTACTTGCCCTCTTCCACTTCCTTGCCGTTGGCGTCCAGCACCTTGGTCGACGGATAGCGGTACGAGGCGTAGCGCACCACCAGGATGGCGAACGCCAGCAGCAGGATGCCGCCGCACACGTACAGCAGGCCAACGTCCGGCGCCTTGTGGTGCGACACGTCGCCGATCAGCAGGCGGGTCAGCGCGGTGATCGCCACGTACAGCAGGAAGCGGATGGGCATGTGGTTGGTCTTGAAGTAGATCCCCACCATGGCGCCCAGCTCCAGGTAGATGAACAGCAGCAGGATGTCATCGACGCTGACCCCGCCCTTGCCCAGCATGTCCATGAAGGTGACCACTGCCGCATAGGCGGTGATCGCGCCGATGCCGAACAGCGCCAGGTAGTGGAAGGCCTCCACGCACAGGTTGCCCAGCGAGTCGGCCGAGCCATGCAGGCCCTTGCGCAGTTTGTCTGCCCATTTGATGTTCACGATGTTCGATTCCCCGATACGGCTGAAGGATGGTGCGCCACCTCTGTGACGCTTGTGCCATGCAGTTAAAGGGCCACGCCCTTGCCTTGGAAGGCGGCCGATTGCCGCAGGGCACCTGTGGGCTACGCTGTTTTTCAGCGCAAAAGGCCATCATCGTGGTTGCGGTCCGGTGGCTTTCGCCTGTACTGTATAAAGATACAGTTATCCGCAACCCCAACCAGCAAAAAGGCACAGAGGTGATGAATGGCCGTCGAAGTGGTGTACCGCAGCAGCCGCGACCCGGAGCGCTTGTTCATGGATAAGGCCGAAGCAGACCGTCACGACAAGATGCTCGAACTGGCCGAACGCCTGGCCGAGGTGCTGCACAAGGCGGTGCCGTCGCTGAGCGAACAGCAGGTTGAGGAAGCCGGGATCTACATGGCCAAGAACCGCGATGTGTTCGCCCGGGCGTTCAAGAGCCAGCCGGATGCGTTGGCGGAGTTGCTTGAAGGTGGTTCGGCGGAGTGATTTCGGTGTTCGCTGGCAAGCCGGCGAACCGCCCCCGATTTCAACCGTACAACAAGCGCTCCGCCAGCATCTGCGCCACCCGCGCCGGCGAGCGCTTTTCCGCCTGGGCATGGGCGAAAACATCGGTCAGCCGGGTCGGAATCTTCGCCAGGTGCGCGGTGATGGTGCCCAGGTCCTCGCCCCGGTGCTTGAGCACCACGTAGATCAACCCACCCGCGTTGATCACATAGTCGGGCGCGTACAGAATCCCCCGAGCTTCCAGCTGATCGGCCACCTGCAAGGTGGTCAGCTGGTTGTTGGCCGAGCCTGCCACTGCCGCGCAACGCAACTGCATCACGCTCTGGCCGGTGAGTACCGGCCCCACCCCGCATGGCGCGAAGATATCGCACGGCGTGCTGATCAACGCATCGTTGACCACCGGATGAGCACCGAACTGCTCCACCGCCAGCCGCACCTTCCCAGGGTCCAGATCGCTGACCAACAGCTCGGCACCCGCCGCATGCAGTTGTTCGGCCAACGCATAGCCCACATTCCCCAGCCCCTGCACCGCCACCCGCAAGCCTTCCAGGTTGTCGCTGCCCAGGCGCGCCATGGAGGTTGCACGAATACCGGCGAACACGCCCATGGCCGCGTGGGGGGACGGGTCGCCTGCAGCCGTAGTGCTGGTCACATGGGGCGTGGTCTGGGCAATGCAGTCCATGTCGAGGGTCGAGGTGCCGCTGTCCACGGCGGTGATGAATCGGCCCTGGAGTGTGTCGACGAAGCGACCGAAGGCCTCGAACAGCGCCGCGCGGTTTTCCACATGCGGGTTGCGCACGATCACCGCCTTGCCGCCACCCATCGGTAGCCCCGCCAGGGCGGCCTTGTAGCTCATGCCCTGGGCCAGGCGGATGGCATCGGTCATGGCGCTTTCGTCATCGGCATAGGGCAGGTAGCGGCAACCGCCAATCGCCGGCCCCAACTGCTCGCTGTGGATCACCACCACGGCCTTGAGGCCCGTGGGCGGGTCGATGAACAGGTGCAGCGACTGAGTACGGGTACTTTGCATGAGGGCGAACATCGACAGGCTCCCCCGTGAGGTGCTCCCTCCAGTATAGGCAGGCCGATACCGGCCGCGACGCGGTCGGACCACTGGACGAAAACCGGCGCCAGGGCTACAAGTTAAGCGTGATGGAGAGGTGCCATGAACCCACGCCAAGCCTGCCTGGCCTGCCTGGAACGCGAGCCAGCCGCCCTGCTGGAAGCCGCCCTGTGGATCGCCGCCGAGCATGACCGGGCCGTCGAGCCCGCAGCCGGCCTTGCCCGCCTGCACGAGTTGCAGCGCGAGGTCAGCGCCAGCCTGCCGATGCTGCCGCTCAATGAGCTGGCCCAGCCACTGCTGCGCCAGCTGAATGCCCTGGGTTACCAGCAAGACGAATACCAACCGCTGCGCCCGCAGGCGGCCCTGATGGACAAGGTGCTGCAACGCCGCCGTGGCCAGCCGCTGCCCCTGGCCATCCTGGCCCTGGAGCTGGCGCGGTGCCTGTCGATACCGCTGGAGGGGGTCAACTTCCCCGGCCACTTCCTGCTGCGCGTACCCGGCGCCGATCACCTGCTCGACCCTTGTGGGGGCCGCCGCCTCTACCCCAACGACTGCCGCGACCTGCTGGCCCGCCAGTTCGGCCCGCAGGTCACGCTGACCGCCGAGCACCTGCGCAGCGCCTCGCCGATACAGATGCTGCAGCGCCTGTCACGCAACC
This genomic stretch from Pseudomonas entomophila L48 harbors:
- a CDS encoding SirB1 family protein is translated as MNPRQACLACLEREPAALLEAALWIAAEHDRAVEPAAGLARLHELQREVSASLPMLPLNELAQPLLRQLNALGYQQDEYQPLRPQAALMDKVLQRRRGQPLPLAILALELARCLSIPLEGVNFPGHFLLRVPGADHLLDPCGGRRLYPNDCRDLLARQFGPQVTLTAEHLRSASPIQMLQRLSRNLRQLHSSNDNDLAALIDAERVMQLGPVQVGDYLARATLYQHLDCPQAERFDLEHALLLTDDPVQRLKLGERLGQLPSGKRSIH
- a CDS encoding HPF/RaiA family ribosome-associated protein, whose protein sequence is MQIQVNSSNHIEGNIRLDEWVRSTLHASLERFEDDLTRIEVHLRDENGAKPGPHDKRCQMEARPKGHQPISVTHTATSLDQAVDGAAGKLNNALEHFYGKLRSKRGALELSDPDA
- a CDS encoding YebG family protein, with translation MAVEVVYRSSRDPERLFMDKAEADRHDKMLELAERLAEVLHKAVPSLSEQQVEEAGIYMAKNRDVFARAFKSQPDALAELLEGGSAE
- a CDS encoding Hcp family type VI secretion system effector, with translation MATPAYMAVTGEKQGLITAGAFTADSVGNTYQEGHEDQVMVQGFEHEVIIPRDPQSGQPTGQRVHKPVKITKVFDKASPLLLAALTSGERMTKVEIKWYRTSAQGTQEHYYTTVLEDAIIVDIKDYMHNCQDPANAHFTHLEDVYFTYRKITWTHEVSGTSGSDDWRAPVAG
- a CDS encoding Leu/Phe/Val dehydrogenase, whose translation is MFALMQSTRTQSLHLFIDPPTGLKAVVVIHSEQLGPAIGGCRYLPYADDESAMTDAIRLAQGMSYKAALAGLPMGGGKAVIVRNPHVENRAALFEAFGRFVDTLQGRFITAVDSGTSTLDMDCIAQTTPHVTSTTAAGDPSPHAAMGVFAGIRATSMARLGSDNLEGLRVAVQGLGNVGYALAEQLHAAGAELLVSDLDPGKVRLAVEQFGAHPVVNDALISTPCDIFAPCGVGPVLTGQSVMQLRCAAVAGSANNQLTTLQVADQLEARGILYAPDYVINAGGLIYVVLKHRGEDLGTITAHLAKIPTRLTDVFAHAQAEKRSPARVAQMLAERLLYG
- a CDS encoding phosphate-starvation-inducible protein PsiE, encoding MNIKWADKLRKGLHGSADSLGNLCVEAFHYLALFGIGAITAYAAVVTFMDMLGKGGVSVDDILLLFIYLELGAMVGIYFKTNHMPIRFLLYVAITALTRLLIGDVSHHKAPDVGLLYVCGGILLLAFAILVVRYASYRYPSTKVLDANGKEVEEGK
- a CDS encoding DUF3509 domain-containing protein, with protein sequence MNNPFEQISAAFAPEYRVNLSIERLDGSIMLTLSDDSGVVAKRLVSEAQRNDPVRLQRVIDSIRLGLAIELGQNPLEVLAALTHPQRCPATTLAN